A section of the Triticum dicoccoides isolate Atlit2015 ecotype Zavitan chromosome 7A, WEW_v2.0, whole genome shotgun sequence genome encodes:
- the LOC119333504 gene encoding uncharacterized protein LOC119333504 produces the protein MNSLAHHRKYLVPPPLFSSPVEGIFRHGRRSTASPSTPALRLHLRLVLPDPVRTLAHCVASWSLFQASPLTGGARDCRPRVCAPPGRRLLEVRRLRSIVRRWSSTYRSVYVCVQQLQRDERQGSHCSVGLVGELTVVRLELVRFRVRPFIRASRSLCRSRGCVDAAIVKGSSPAWHRRLPSLSPGAGSQLRGKLGHCFTQLILDCTYSNTTDFQVQSSSRKLNMQEILSKAGIYTATSFCKIGIEEYPHSSP, from the exons ATGAACAGTTTAGCTCACCACCGGAAATATCTCGTGCCACCGCCGTTATTCTCGTCCCCCGTCGAGGGTATTTTC CGCCACGGTCGCCGGTCCACGGCGTCGCCATCGACGCCGGCGCTGCGCCTGCACCTCCGGTTGGTCCTCCCCGACCCCGTCCGAACCCTCGCGCACTGCGTCGCCTCCTGGTCGCTGTTCCAGGCGTCGCCATTgactggaggagcgcgggactgtcGTCCTCGCGTTTGTGCACCTCCAGGAAGAAGACTGCTCGAGGTGAGACGCCTTAGATCCATCGTGCGAAGGTGGAG CTCGACATATAGGTCAGTGTATGTGTGTGTGCAGCAGCTCCAGAGGGACGAACGTCAAGGTAGCCACTGCTCCGTAG GTTTGGTGGGCGAGCTCACTGTCGTCCGCCTTGAG CTGGTCCGTTTCAGAGTACGGCCCTTCATTCGTGCCTCCCGTTCTCTCTGCCGAAGTCGTGGTTGTGTGGACGCGGCTATAGTCAAAGGGTCGTCGCCAGCGTGGCACCGGCGCCTCCCTTCCCTCTCCCCGGGAGCTGGAAG TCAGCTTAGAGGAAAGCTTGGTCATTGCTTCACACAATTGATATTGGACTGCACATATTCAAACACCACAG ATTTTCAAGTGCAATCTTCTTCAAGAAAGCTCAATATGCAG gaaATCCTAAGCAAGGCAGGTATCTATACAGCAACAAGTTTCTGCAAAATAGGAATCGAAGAGTACCCTCATTCTAGTCCTTGA